In Salvia miltiorrhiza cultivar Shanhuang (shh) chromosome 4, IMPLAD_Smil_shh, whole genome shotgun sequence, the DNA window AAGAAGATAATAGTAGAGCATACGAGGCACCAGTATTATGCATCGAGATACTAACCAACAGAATATGCATGACACCAGGCAAAATATCtgacaaaaaataaattgagaatCTTGAGACAAAAATGTCATCAAGACAATAACAGCCACGAACGAGAAAGCACTATGTGCAGCAAACATTAAAAGACTATAAGAAGACAATATCAGGATAAAAATATATCTGTGGCAAAAGAATTTTAGGCTGTGAAATGTGCATAGAGACATCAAAAGTTTTGCTTTGCTAACTAAGCATCTGCAAGTTAAAGTTTTTCTGCATTATCTTGCCACTACATGCATGAAAATCTTTGAAAAATGTTACATTGGATTCACATGGTGCTAAGAATGCAAAGCACTAAATTTGGTCACAACTAACCTCCTTGAGTCAGATGGAGAACCTTCTATATTCGAGCCTCTGTTGTCTAAGATTTTGATGTCAGCACCATGGCATAAAGAACTCAATACATATACCTCATCTTCCATCAGGATGATTTCTTGCCAAGAACACCAACCCCATTAGAAGACATATTCAAATCTGTCTTCTGGTAAGTTATTACTAGCTAATAGTATTCAGACTCCATATGAACCCTTTAAAGATTATGTATTATTCAGTTTTTGCCACTTAAAACGAGTGAAATTTACCATCATTTAAACCAGGCCGTAATGCTTTGGACAGTTTGCCCTGCTTATTGTTTTTCGTGTGCCTGAGGGATACATTCATACCTGAAGGCAGAAAACTGAAGGATCAAAGACGACTTTATGCTCCTGGTCGCATGTATCATATTGTCGAAAGAAAGTTTTGCCGGTAAACTGCTAAAGACAATCAGAGTTACTTGTTTCAGCATAAATACCTTGATTTCTCTGAAATTTGCCTTAACAGATGTGGAAGATTTCCTCCGGAGGTTAGAACAGCTATTCCTGTGGATGGAAGATTTGAGCATATTGTCTTATCATGCAACGCTACATCGGATCATGCTATTGTTTGGATAGAAAGAGAGGCACAGAAGGCCTTGAAAGTAAGTATTTGCATTAATctccttttcatttttcatcatattttatCATCTGTCTATGCACTCCAGTCTCTTGCAAGCTGGTTTGATGTTCTTCTTCAAATATTTCTTAGAAAAAGTGTATTTCCATGCAGAATTTACAGGAGCTTAATAAGGAGACTGTCATGACTCCGCCAAAAGTAGAGAAATTCAATAGGAAGCTGACATTAGAAAAGGAGCACAAGGATGCATTGGAGAGAGCCGTAAGTTTGAATATACCTCATGCTGAAACATCATACGAAGAATCATCTGGCAACAATGAAGAGGGAACTTCACAAGCCACAAACTTGGAAACTTGCAACGACAATGCAGAAGATTCCTCAGAAAAGGAAAAACCAGTTTGTAAAGACCCGAGGACCAACTGGGACGAAGTAGTTGAGAAGCTTTTCAAGAAAAACGAATCCGGGAAAATGCTCCTCAAAAGAGATGTCTCTGAGTCCATAAAATGCTCTAACTAATTAACCAGTTTCTGCAAATTTGTATCTATCTCTGTTTGTGTTTTCTTAGCATTCTTTTCTCTCaactaatattattttgttgTTCAGTTGTAAATTAGTGTGCAGATCATTGTAAAACAGTCTTAACATATATTTCTTCAATAGTGGTATATGTTGTACACTTGTACTAGagcattttttaattatacaaCAGAATTGCTGGCTGGCAATCCAACTAAATGTTTTATAACCTTACTTTTCCCTCAACTAAATGTTGTGTTTTCTTAGCATTCTTTTCTCTCAACTAAATGTTTTATAACCTTAACATTGTAATCAAATTGAGAGACATTACTAAAACACTTACAACAATATCGAGATCTTTTCCAGACTTTGAAGGAGCATGTGCAATTCCGTAGCTTGTGGATCAAAATCATTTCTTGCTACAAACTCATGAACTGCATCTTTAATCTGAATCCAGCTTCTACCAGGAAGCTTTCCCTGCGTTCTTTCTCTCATCTCTTTCCTTATGTCAATCACTCTATCCCATTCCTTCTTACTCGCATACATGTTAGATGCGAGCACGGCGGCTCCTCCTCTCTCCTTCAACGCCTCCATCTTTCTCAAAACAGCTTCACCAAACTCCAACTCATTATGAAGCCTACAACTACTCAGCAAAGATCCCAACACAGTCAGATTAGGCTCCATCGGCATACTCTCAACTACACTATAAGCTCGTTCGATCATCCCAGCTCTCCCCAAGAGGTCAACAAGGCATCCATAGTGCCGAAGATCAGGCTCAATCCTGTGCTTTCTGCTCATCGACTCAAAAATGGATAGACCTTGGTCGAGCAGGCCAGAGTGCGCACATGCTGAAAGAATCGCGACAAGGGTCACAGCATCGGGCACAAGTCCGTGGAGTTGCTCCATTTGAGAGAACATGCGCAGCGCATCCAGTCCTCGGCCATGCATACCGTATGCTGTGATAACGGCCGTCCAAGAATACAAATCCTTCTTCACATTCTGAATTTCGTTGAAAACTCTGGCTGCGTTGCTCAAGTCTCCACATTTTGCATAGGCATCAATCAGAGAATTAGCAACGGATACATCGGTTTCCATCCATCCAGCCTTCTCTAAGAAAGTGTGCAAGCATTTGGTAAGGTTTGCATATCCTAGACCGCCACAAGCTGACATTGTAGAGATGATTGCGACAACATTTGGCTGCGGCTCACAATCTTCAGCCATCAAATTTCGGAAAACTCCAAGTGCTTCACCATAACTGGATTGCGCGACGAGTCCTGATATCAAGCTTGTCCATGTAACAATATCTCTCTCAGACATTTCAGCAAACACCTTTCGTGCATCTATCGACGAATCCCGGATTGCATAAGCGTTAAGGACGGAATTCTGAAAAAATAAACATTGATCAAAACCCAGTTTGAGGGCGGGGCAATGAACTTGTTTCACAAATCCCAAATCCAAACTAGGCCCGCCAGCCTGGAGCAAGAATGGGAATGTATATTTGTCGGGGAGCATATTTTCTCTCAGCATTTTGGTGTAATAATGTAGAGCAATCGCTGGATCGAAGCCTGCGAAGAATCTAATCATCGTATTCCAAGAAAAAATGTTGGGTCTTTCCATCCTACTGAAGATCTGAATCCCAAACTCCGAATTTTCGATGCGGTCACATTCTTTCGATTCAATCAAGCTCAAATAGAGTATATGACCCATGATGAACGGGTTGCGGTGAAGACCCGATACAAATACGTAAGCAACAAATTGCTTGAGATGATGAAGTGTTTTCATGCATTGTTTCTCGATAATTTGCAATCTGGGGTGCCTTTGAAACAACTGGTTGTGTTGAACCCAGCTGCAAGAATCAGCTTGCGAAGAAAAATTGAATCTTTTGCAAAGACCAAACCACGGTGGTGATGATCCTGATATTTGCTTAAGAATAACAAATCGATTCTTTAGGAAAAGAATTTTGAATGGCATTCCAGATTTATAATTGACGATGCGTGAGGAATTAGGCACCGTGAGCGTTGAAGAGTTTCTGTC includes these proteins:
- the LOC131021884 gene encoding uncharacterized protein LOC131021884 codes for the protein MSVSCGAEWVVVLGCMRWAWKRCTYIGSDDSATWGSASADEFEAIPRACRTILGVYEPGTQWVKPEWVVKRANYEQTLGNAPPYLIYADHQNREIVLAIRGLNLANQSDYRVLLDNRLGMQMFDGGYVHNGLLKSAVWMLKRESETLRRLWEENGREYKMVFAGHSLGSGVAALLAVIVANHAHQLGGLPRTLLRCYAVAPARCMSLNLAVKYADIIHSLVLQDDFLPRTPTPLEDIFKSVFCLPCLLFFVCLRDTFIPEGRKLKDQRRLYAPGRMYHIVERKFCRCGRFPPEVRTAIPVDGRFEHIVLSCNATSDHAIVWIEREAQKALKNLQELNKETVMTPPKVEKFNRKLTLEKEHKDALERAVSLNIPHAETSYEESSGNNEEGTSQATNLETCNDNAEDSSEKEKPVCKDPRTNWDEVVEKLFKKNESGKMLLKRDVSESIKCSN
- the LOC131021883 gene encoding putative pentatricopeptide repeat-containing protein At3g28640, coding for MPFKILFLKNRFVILKQISGSSPPWFGLCKRFNFSSQADSCSWVQHNQLFQRHPRLQIIEKQCMKTLHHLKQFVAYVFVSGLHRNPFIMGHILYLSLIESKECDRIENSEFGIQIFSRMERPNIFSWNTMIRFFAGFDPAIALHYYTKMLRENMLPDKYTFPFLLQAGGPSLDLGFVKQVHCPALKLGFDQCLFFQNSVLNAYAIRDSSIDARKVFAEMSERDIVTWTSLISGLVAQSSYGEALGVFRNLMAEDCEPQPNVVAIISTMSACGGLGYANLTKCLHTFLEKAGWMETDVSVANSLIDAYAKCGDLSNAARVFNEIQNVKKDLYSWTAVITAYGMHGRGLDALRMFSQMEQLHGLVPDAVTLVAILSACAHSGLLDQGLSIFESMSRKHRIEPDLRHYGCLVDLLGRAGMIERAYSVVESMPMEPNLTVLGSLLSSCRLHNELEFGEAVLRKMEALKERGGAAVLASNMYASKKEWDRVIDIRKEMRERTQGKLPGRSWIQIKDAVHEFVARNDFDPQATELHMLLQSLEKISILL